TTGTACTTTTGAATCGTCTCGCCGATCGTCTTCGCGTCGGTCGGGTTGGGATGATAAACCGCGCCGAATCCCGCCAGCAGAGGGAGCCAGAGCGTCCCGGTGAAGCCGAACGAATGAAACAGGGGAAGCACCCCCATGATCCGATCGGTCGAATTGAAGGGAATCACCTGGCAAATGCCCTCGATGTTCGAAACGATGTTGTGGTGCGACAGCATGACGCCTTTGGGAGTCCCGGTGCTGCCGCTCGAGAAGATCACGGTGGCGAGGTCGCCGGGCCGGTGGCGGGCGGCGTAGCGTCGGGCGCGCCAGGCGGCGGGAACCAGCAAAGCGTCCAGGAAGGCGGCGGCCCGGGAGGCGGGCCCGAAGGTTCTTCGGATCTCCTCGACGAAGACCATGCCGGGCATCTCCTCGAGCCGGGCCCGGGAGAGGAACGCGCGCGAGGTGACGATCGTGGCGATGTTGCATTGCGCGATCGCCGATGCGAGCGCCTCTCGCCCGGCGGTGAAGTTCAGGTTCACGGGAATCTTGCCGGCGAGGTGCGCCGCGATGTTCGTCAGGGCGCCGGCCACGGAAGCCGGGAGCAGGATTCCGATCATCGGCTCGGCGGCGCGGTGCCGGCGCAGCCAGCGGGCTAGGAGCAGGCTTGCCACCAGCGTCCTGCCGTAGCTCAACCGCACGCCGGTCGTATCGGCCATGCAGAAGGAAAACCAGCGCCGTTTCGCGGTACGGACGAAGCGCGCGTGCAGGAGGTCGTGCGGGCGGCGGCGGTGGTGGACCGCTTCGCTCTCGAGCTCCATCACCGCCTGGCGCACTTCCGGCGCGGTCGCGGTCGCGGGAAGCGGCTTCCCGAAGGAAACCGTGACGTCGTAGGGGATCTTTCCCGGCCACTTCCAGAAGAACCGGCCGTCCTTGAAGCTGAAGATGCTCCCCCAGAGCCGATCCAGGTGAACCGGGATGATGGGGACGGAGGTCCCCTCGACGATCTTCTCGAAGCCCCGTTTGAACGGCAGCAGCCGCCCGGTGCGGCTGATCGCTCCTTCGGCGAAAATGCAGACCACCCGGCCCGCCAGGAGCTCGTTGCGCGCGCGCTCGATCGACTCGACGATGTCGCGCCGCCGCTCGGCCGAAACCCGGATCGCCTTCATCAGGCGGAAGAACCACTGGAGCCAGCGGATATCGTAGTACTCGCGGTGCAGCATGAAACGGACGAAGCGCGGAATGCAGGCGCCGATCACCAGCGCGTCGACGAACGAGACGTGGTTGGAGACCAGCAGGGCGGGGCCGTGGGTCGGAACATTGCGGCGACCGACGATGCGGATGCGGTAAAGGGTGTGCGTGAGGAGCCAGAGAACGAAGCGCACCGCGAAATCGGGCAGGACGTAGAGCGCGTAGCCGGTGGCCGCGAACGTGAGCGCCCCGGTGATGAGGATGACGCGATCCGATCCGAGGCTCAGCCTGTCGCTCAGGAGCCAGAGACAACCGGCGGCGGCCAGGACCCCCAGAGTGTTCAGGAAGTTGTTGGTGGCGATGAGCTGACCTTTTTCCACCTTGCCGCTGCGTTGCTGGAGGAGGGCGTTCAGAGGCACGATGAAAAGACCCGCGGAAAAGCCCATCGCGACCAGGAGAGCGCCGGCGGCGCCGAAGCGTGGCGGAGCGAGGAACAGCAGCATCGGGAAAAGCCCCATCAGCACCGAGCCGAGAGGCACCAGTCCGAGCTCGATCCGGCCTCCCGAAAGCCGGCCGGCCGCGAGGCTGCCGGCGCCGATGCCCACGGCGAGAAACGTCCCGAGAAGCCCGATCCGCGATTCGTCGAGCGCGAGGACCTCCTTCCCGAACAGGAGGATGTCCATCTGCACCAGCGCGCCGAGAAACCAGAAATACGAGATGCCGACAACGGCCAGCCA
The DNA window shown above is from Candidatus Zixiibacteriota bacterium and carries:
- a CDS encoding acyl-[ACP]--phospholipid O-acyltransferase; translated protein: MEPQAAMAERRYIDILRDRGFLCFFWTQFLGAFNDNLFKMVVSLAALNMTPSPGTRGLYISMIGFLFILPFALFSGYAGQLADRYSKRRVLIVVKFFEIAIMGLGLLAFLAEHVEWLLAVVFLMGLHSTFFSPAKYGILPEMLPEEDLSRGNGLLEMSTFLAIILGTSLGGLIYGNWQDRLGAIGALPVLIAVAGTATSFGITRVPASGSSKSFRVFPWTEIVDGIRRLYGDKALWLAVVGISYFWFLGALVQMDILLFGKEVLALDESRIGLLGTFLAVGIGAGSLAAGRLSGGRIELGLVPLGSVLMGLFPMLLFLAPPRFGAAGALLVAMGFSAGLFIVPLNALLQQRSGKVEKGQLIATNNFLNTLGVLAAAGCLWLLSDRLSLGSDRVILITGALTFAATGYALYVLPDFAVRFVLWLLTHTLYRIRIVGRRNVPTHGPALLVSNHVSFVDALVIGACIPRFVRFMLHREYYDIRWLQWFFRLMKAIRVSAERRRDIVESIERARNELLAGRVVCIFAEGAISRTGRLLPFKRGFEKIVEGTSVPIIPVHLDRLWGSIFSFKDGRFFWKWPGKIPYDVTVSFGKPLPATATAPEVRQAVMELESEAVHHRRRPHDLLHARFVRTAKRRWFSFCMADTTGVRLSYGRTLVASLLLARWLRRHRAAEPMIGILLPASVAGALTNIAAHLAGKIPVNLNFTAGREALASAIAQCNIATIVTSRAFLSRARLEEMPGMVFVEEIRRTFGPASRAAAFLDALLVPAAWRARRYAARHRPGDLATVIFSSGSTGTPKGVMLSHHNIVSNIEGICQVIPFNSTDRIMGVLPLFHSFGFTGTLWLPLLAGFGAVYHPNPTDAKTIGETIQKYKATLFISTPTFYASYIRRCSPEEFASLRYAIAGAEKLREHIARGFKDKFRIDLLEGYGCTELAPVVAVNMPDVVHAGQRQISHKPGTVGQPIPGVAVKVVSPDTGESLPPGSEGLLLVKGASRMLGYLGQPELTAQALRDGWYVTGDIASIDHDGFIRITDRVSRFSKIGGEMVPHVKIEEAINAILGSAACVVTSVADEHRGERLVAFYTHGISEDDLWEKLNRSSLPKLWIPRRDHLYRVESIPVLSSGKVDLKRVQAMAQETAGTRGAG